The following coding sequences lie in one Silene latifolia isolate original U9 population chromosome 5, ASM4854445v1, whole genome shotgun sequence genomic window:
- the LOC141655457 gene encoding uncharacterized protein LOC141655457 encodes MQAVLRYLKEELEIRVAEKHEKALSELKRYLSTPPLLSKPEPEEPLFLYLSVTEVAVSAVLVREQEGAQHPLYYISKSLLPAETRYTSLEKLVLALVTASCKLRPYLESHTISVVTNYPLKAIMRKPELSGRMAKWSMHLSSYDLRFEPRAAIKSQALADFVSDFYPALKSQAEKDVLTLEEDKGEQLWEMNVDGASNTKGAGVGLVLRSPQGDLIVQEFRCEFKATNNEAKYEALILGLQLALNLKIRHLQVYSDSQLIVNHVNNSYAARDSTMMAYLEVAKELMLEVVSSS; translated from the coding sequence ATGCAGGCTGTTCTACGATATCTTAAGGAAGAGTTAGAGATTCGAGTGGCGGAGAAGCATGAGAAAGCACTCAGCGAGCTAAAACGCTATCTCAGCACTCCACCCCTTTTGTCGAAACCAGAACCCGAAGAGCCCTTGTTTTTGTATCTATCAGTAACTGAGGTGGCAGTCAGTGCAGTGCTAGTACGAGAGCAGGAAGGGGCACAACATCCATTATACTACATCAGTAAGTCTCTGCTGCCTGCGGAGACCAGGTATACCTCACTTGAAAAACTCGTACTCGCACTCGTTACAGCATCCTGTAAGTTGCGTCCTTATTTGGAGTCACATACTATCTCTGTGGTAACTAACTATCCTCTCAAGGCTATAATGAGAAAACCAGAATTATCAGGGAGAATGGCCAAATGGTCCATGCATCTGAGTAGCTACGACCTGAGATTTGAACCTCGTGCAGCAATCAAGTCCCAGGCTCTAGCAGACTTTGTATCCGACTTCTACCCCGCCTTAAAATCCCAGGCGGAAAAGGACGTCCTCACCCTGGAGGAAGATAAAGGTGAGCAGCTGTGGGAAATgaatgtggatggtgcttccaaCACGAAGGGAGCTGGGGTTGGACTGGTCCTTAGGTCACCTCAAGGGGACCTCATCGTCCAGGAATTTCGATGCGAATTCAAAGCCACCAACAACGAGGCAAAATACGAAGCCTTGATCCTCGGTCTACAGCTAGCTCTAAATCTGAAAATCAGGCACCTCCAGGTATACAGCGACTCCCAACTTATAGTAAACCATGTGAATAACTCTTATGCAGCCAGGGACTCCACAATGATGGCCTACCTAGAAGTGGCAAAGGAGTTgatgttggaggtggtgtcctccagttag